One segment of Carya illinoinensis cultivar Pawnee chromosome 13, C.illinoinensisPawnee_v1, whole genome shotgun sequence DNA contains the following:
- the LOC122291021 gene encoding uncharacterized protein LOC122291021, with protein MSLFCMCIVHSSAATLSDFETHLNNLLSSHLNNPNLTPEEIVEASKSAAIAAAEAARAASEEKAAKASKAMAAAKSALDLVASFSKEAASKEKYLKKNRLKKHLPVRLLYKKKYQPIENNKTDEELARKLNRASNSSPRISKNASSSDWKGHKHKKPKSSMSFEKIRVSNGGTLLEGHLPSMSECKRD; from the coding sequence atgagtttgttttgcatgtgtattgtGCATTCATCTGCTGCTACTTTAAGCGACTTTGAAACTCATCTTAACAACCTGTTAAGCTCTCATTTGAATAATCCTAACCTTACACCAGAGGAAATAGTAGAGGCTTCAAAATCAGCAGCTATTGCTGCAGCTGAGGCTGCAAGAGCTGCCTCTGAAGAGAAGGCTGCAAAAGCATCAAAGGCAATGGCTGCTGCCAAGAGCGCCTTAGATTTGGTTGCCTCATTTTCTAAAGAGGCAGCctctaaagaaaaatatctGAAAAAGAATAGGCTGAAGAAGCATCTTCCAGTTCGGCttttgtacaaaaaaaaataccaaccgATTGAGAACAACAAGACAGATGAAGAGTTGGCCCGTAAGTTGAATCGAGCTAGTAACAGCTCCCCCAGAATCTCGAAGAACGCTTCAAGTTCTGACTGGAAGGGTCATAAACATAAGAAGCCTAAAAGCTCAATGAGTTTTGAGAAGATTAGGGTATCCAATGGGGGTACCTTGTTGGAAGGACACCTCCCATCTATGTCCGAATGCAAAAGAGATTAA
- the LOC122291020 gene encoding uncharacterized protein LOC122291020 has protein sequence MSLFCMCIVHSSAATLSDFETHLNNLLSSHSNNPNLTPEEIVEASKLAAIAAAEAAEAARAASEEKAAKASKAMAAAKSALDLVASFSEEAASKEKYLKKNRLKKHLPVRLLYKKKYQPIENNKTDEELAHKLHRASNSSPRISKNASSSDWKGHKHKKPKSSVSSEKIRVSNRGTLLEGHLPSMSECKRD, from the coding sequence ATGAGTTtgttttgcatgtgtattgtGCATTCATCTGCTGCTACTTTAAGTGACTTTGAAACTCATCTTAACAACCTGTTAAGCTCTCATTCGAATAATCCTAACCTTACACCAGAGGAAATAGTAGAGGCTTCAAAATTAGCAGCTATTGCTGCAGCTGAGGCTGCAGAGGCTGCAAGAGCTGCCTCTGAAGAGAAGGCTGCAAAAGCATCAAAGGCAATGGCTGCTGCCAAGAGCGCCTTAGATTTGGTTGCCTCATTTTCTGAAGAGGCAGCctctaaagaaaaatatctGAAAAAGAATAGGCTGAAGAAGCATCTTCCAGTTCGGCttttgtacaaaaaaaaataccaaccgATTGAGAACAACAAGACAGATGAAGAGTTGGCCCATAAGTTGCATCGAGCTAGTAACAGCTCCCCCAGAATCTCGAAGAACGCTTCAAGTTCTGACTGGAAGGGTCATAAACACAAGAAGCCTAAAAGCTCAGTGAGTTCTGAGAAAATTAGGGTATCCAATAGGGGTACCTTGTTGGAAGGACACCTCCCATCTATGTCCGAATGCAAAAGAGATTAA